In a single window of the Melioribacteraceae bacterium genome:
- a CDS encoding NADH-quinone oxidoreductase subunit M, with translation MEQNLYLTYLLLIPIIGSIFILFLKEENKVLVQAFGLGISLLAFLISLLVYFSFDSTIPHFQFVHQVLWIESLNISYNVGADGISILLVLLTTFLTPLTLLSSWNSIKKNIKMFTFSMLLLEAGMLGVFISLDIFLFYIFWEAMLIPMYFIIGIWGGERRIYASVKFFIFTMFGSLLMLVAIIWLAVYASNLTGKFTTNLLELYSIGPTIPQQIQAWMFGAFFLSFAIKVPLFPLHTWLPDAHVEAPTAGSVILAGVLLKMGTYGIIRFCLPLFPQSAISFAPVISVLAVIGIIYGALVAMVQTDMKKLVAYSSVSHLGFVVLGIFAFTMESIQGAVIQMVNHGLSTGALFLLVGIAYERTHKREISYYGGIAKIVPVYSALLLIASLSSVGLPGLNGFVGEFLILLGSFKSSVLNNWWFTIFAATGVIFAAVYLLWMYQRVVFGTVKNEKLYEELTDVNLREWIVLAPIFIFIVWIGIYPSTFLNLTEIASQSILQQVSSYSINLLK, from the coding sequence ATGGAACAAAACTTATATCTTACATATTTATTGCTAATCCCTATTATTGGTTCGATCTTTATTCTCTTTTTAAAAGAGGAAAATAAAGTTCTCGTACAAGCTTTCGGGTTAGGGATTTCACTACTCGCGTTTTTAATTAGTTTATTGGTGTATTTTAGTTTTGATTCTACAATACCACATTTTCAATTTGTTCACCAAGTATTATGGATTGAGAGCCTTAATATTAGTTATAATGTCGGTGCTGATGGTATATCAATTCTGCTTGTTTTACTCACTACATTTTTAACTCCTCTTACATTACTATCTAGTTGGAACTCAATAAAAAAGAATATTAAAATGTTTACTTTCTCGATGCTTCTATTGGAAGCCGGAATGTTAGGCGTTTTTATTTCGTTAGATATTTTCCTGTTTTATATTTTTTGGGAAGCGATGTTAATACCAATGTATTTTATTATTGGTATTTGGGGCGGTGAAAGAAGAATTTATGCCTCCGTAAAGTTTTTCATTTTTACAATGTTCGGTAGTTTACTGATGCTTGTTGCCATAATATGGCTTGCCGTTTATGCTTCAAATCTTACCGGAAAATTCACAACAAATTTATTAGAGCTGTATTCAATAGGTCCCACTATTCCACAGCAAATTCAAGCCTGGATGTTTGGAGCGTTCTTTTTGAGCTTCGCGATTAAAGTCCCATTATTCCCTTTACATACATGGTTACCGGATGCTCACGTTGAAGCTCCCACAGCAGGTTCGGTTATACTTGCAGGAGTTTTATTGAAGATGGGAACTTATGGAATTATCCGTTTCTGCCTACCACTCTTTCCTCAGTCAGCAATTAGTTTTGCGCCTGTAATATCAGTACTAGCGGTTATCGGAATTATTTATGGTGCTCTTGTAGCGATGGTTCAAACTGACATGAAGAAACTGGTGGCTTATTCGTCGGTTTCTCACCTTGGCTTTGTTGTCCTCGGAATCTTCGCGTTTACTATGGAAAGCATTCAAGGTGCGGTAATCCAGATGGTTAATCATGGTTTATCAACCGGAGCGTTATTTCTTTTAGTTGGTATAGCCTATGAACGCACTCACAAAAGAGAAATTTCATATTATGGCGGAATAGCTAAAATTGTCCCGGTTTACTCAGCATTGTTATTAATTGCATCATTATCATCGGTTGGTTTACCAGGACTTAACGGTTTCGTGGGTGAGTTTTTGATATTGCTTGGCTCATTTAAGTCTAGTGTTCTGAATAATTGGTGGTTCACGATATTCGCTGCAACAGGAGTAATTTTTGCCGCAGTTTATTTATTGTGGATGTATCAGAGAGTGGTCTTCGGTACGGTTAAAAATGAAAAATTGTATGAAGAGTTAACCGATGTGAATTTACGTGAATGGATTGTACTTGCCCCGATTTTCATTTTTATTGTTTGGATTGGAATTTATCCGAGTACTTTTCTCAATCTAACAGAGATTGCTTCACAAAGTATTTTGCAGCAGGTGAGCAGTTATTCAATTAATCTTCTAAAATAA
- a CDS encoding NADH-quinone oxidoreductase subunit N, translating to MPTTNNDWILILPEIILASGIVFSVLFEIFSKKGKELLPWFSILLFFVVALLSIININDNFILFSGMMEVGGKSAIFNAIFNIGASLVVLNSIDYLKKYGANFNEYYILIQSSVLGMMVMASARDILLVFMGLELMSICFYVLAGINRKKNSSNEASMKYFLLGAFATGFIVYGIALIYGTTGSTSLQNISQNFLTYSTNILFILGSILVLIGFSFKIAAVPFHMWVPDVYQGSATTVTGLMSTTGKTAAFSVLIILLTAIYSLELKNVFAPYFSAIAVLSMFVGSIVALSQNNIKRMLAYSSIAHAGYMIVGLAAGNILGISGIIFYLTAYTFMNLGAFGIISMIERENDLGTEINDYTGLGNRSPILAALMSLFMFGLAGIPPMAGFFGKYYVFIGAIKANLTWLAILGVLSSVISVYFYLRIVVLIYFKESPDKSKIDYSIAGLISVVISAFLVLLFGFFPDSIMKIITPFVK from the coding sequence ATGCCTACAACAAACAATGATTGGATTTTAATATTACCTGAGATCATACTCGCAAGTGGAATTGTGTTTTCCGTTCTCTTTGAGATATTTTCGAAAAAGGGGAAAGAATTGTTGCCCTGGTTTTCGATACTATTATTTTTTGTTGTAGCTCTGCTTTCAATTATAAACATTAATGATAACTTTATACTTTTTTCGGGGATGATGGAAGTTGGTGGGAAATCGGCAATATTTAATGCGATATTTAATATTGGAGCCTCGTTAGTTGTACTCAATTCCATTGATTATTTGAAAAAATATGGCGCAAACTTTAACGAGTATTATATTCTTATTCAATCATCGGTATTAGGGATGATGGTAATGGCAAGTGCTCGCGATATATTGCTGGTATTCATGGGGCTAGAGTTGATGTCAATTTGTTTTTATGTATTGGCTGGGATTAACCGAAAAAAGAATTCCTCAAATGAAGCATCAATGAAATATTTTTTACTCGGCGCATTCGCCACCGGATTTATTGTTTACGGTATTGCTTTGATTTATGGGACTACCGGTTCTACAAGTTTGCAAAACATTTCACAAAATTTTCTAACCTATTCCACTAATATTTTATTTATACTCGGTTCAATATTAGTATTAATAGGATTTAGTTTTAAGATTGCCGCTGTTCCTTTTCACATGTGGGTTCCCGATGTTTATCAAGGCTCTGCAACTACAGTTACAGGATTAATGTCAACCACCGGTAAGACTGCTGCGTTCAGCGTGTTAATAATATTACTCACTGCCATTTATTCCCTCGAGTTAAAGAATGTCTTCGCACCATACTTTTCAGCTATAGCGGTACTCTCAATGTTTGTAGGAAGTATTGTTGCTCTTTCACAGAATAATATCAAACGAATGCTAGCATATTCCTCGATAGCTCATGCAGGTTATATGATAGTTGGCTTAGCGGCAGGAAATATTTTGGGGATATCAGGAATCATCTTTTATCTAACCGCTTATACTTTTATGAATCTTGGTGCTTTCGGAATTATTTCTATGATTGAGAGAGAAAATGATTTGGGTACTGAAATCAATGATTACACCGGTTTGGGGAACAGAAGTCCAATCTTAGCAGCACTAATGTCGTTATTCATGTTTGGATTAGCGGGAATTCCACCAATGGCCGGATTTTTTGGGAAGTATTATGTTTTTATTGGAGCAATAAAAGCTAATTTAACCTGGCTTGCTATACTTGGAGTTTTATCAAGTGTTATAAGTGTATATTTTTATTTAAGAATTGTTGTACTCATTTATTTTAAGGAATCTCCCGATAAATCAAAAATTGATTATTCGATTGCAGGATTAATCTCGGTGGTGATTTCCGCATTCCTCGTACTTCTTTTTGGATTTTTCCCCGACTCCATCATGAAAATCATCACGCCTTTTGTTAAGTAA
- a CDS encoding NAD(P)H-hydrate dehydratase, giving the protein MIPLFSAQQVRNADALAINEYGFPSIILMENAARSIFEEILNFAEHNLIIERVGIVCGKGNNGGDGFAIARHFLTNGINVHVVSLGGEEELKGDALINFSILSKLLKNYPESKLVVFNSTKDFSGFENCQIIIDALLGTGYRGELNEPYKSIVEKLNLNSSIKVAVDIPSGLDLDNSTAETIFEADLTVTLAQLKTGLYFGKGYVNSGKIVKGSIGIGNELFENTPTNSFLMEPEDAYDGLPLRKRDMHKYSAGKLLVVAGSHLYPGASVYTANSALKAGIGACFLAVPSSVSSVVLGRLSSAVVKSYNDNETGFLREENLNEIEELTEWADVICLGPGLGRHEDTLQAVREIIKSNKNKCMLIDADALYALSMDEYTKLNLKDKVLTPHHKEFADLIGISVQELEMSLLEQGSKFAKNTGCTLVLKGAPSIVFDNEGNSYINSVGNPGMAKFGTGDVLSGMISAFLAQSIYEKNILDSSISALYLHSLAADILEEKLTEYCLTPELLIDEIPSAIKLILRSFS; this is encoded by the coding sequence ATGATACCGCTATTTTCAGCCCAGCAGGTTCGCAATGCAGATGCGTTAGCCATTAATGAATATGGTTTCCCCAGCATAATTCTTATGGAGAATGCCGCCAGAAGTATTTTCGAAGAAATATTAAACTTCGCTGAACACAATTTAATAATTGAGAGGGTGGGAATTGTTTGCGGTAAAGGTAATAATGGTGGGGATGGATTTGCAATCGCACGACACTTTTTAACTAACGGTATTAATGTTCACGTAGTTTCACTCGGTGGGGAAGAAGAACTTAAAGGGGATGCGTTAATTAATTTCTCTATTCTCAGTAAGCTTCTTAAAAATTATCCCGAATCAAAATTGGTAGTATTTAATTCAACTAAGGATTTTTCTGGTTTCGAAAATTGCCAAATTATAATCGACGCATTGCTTGGTACTGGCTATCGAGGCGAATTAAATGAACCATACAAATCAATCGTTGAAAAACTAAATCTCAACTCCTCCATAAAAGTTGCTGTGGATATTCCATCAGGATTAGATTTAGATAATTCAACAGCCGAAACAATATTCGAAGCAGATTTAACAGTTACTCTTGCCCAATTAAAAACCGGTTTATATTTTGGAAAGGGCTACGTTAATTCAGGGAAGATCGTAAAAGGTTCGATAGGAATTGGCAATGAGTTGTTTGAAAACACTCCAACCAATTCATTTCTTATGGAACCGGAGGATGCTTATGATGGACTGCCGCTAAGAAAGCGAGATATGCATAAATATTCCGCTGGTAAGTTACTTGTAGTAGCTGGGTCACATCTTTACCCTGGGGCATCAGTTTATACTGCCAACTCCGCGTTAAAAGCAGGCATAGGGGCATGTTTTTTGGCAGTGCCTTCTTCTGTTTCTTCTGTTGTACTTGGTCGTCTTTCATCGGCTGTAGTTAAATCTTATAATGATAATGAAACTGGTTTCTTGAGAGAGGAAAACTTAAATGAAATCGAAGAATTAACAGAGTGGGCGGATGTTATTTGCTTAGGTCCTGGGCTTGGGCGCCACGAGGATACATTACAGGCTGTCAGAGAAATAATTAAGTCCAATAAAAATAAATGTATGCTGATTGACGCTGATGCTCTATATGCGCTTTCAATGGATGAATATACAAAATTAAACCTAAAGGATAAGGTACTAACACCTCACCACAAAGAATTTGCTGATCTTATTGGTATTAGTGTTCAAGAATTAGAAATGTCATTATTGGAGCAAGGGAGCAAATTCGCAAAAAATACCGGATGCACCCTAGTCCTGAAGGGTGCTCCTTCAATTGTTTTTGATAATGAGGGTAATTCCTATATTAACTCGGTGGGTAATCCTGGAATGGCCAAATTTGGCACAGGAGATGTTTTAAGCGGGATGATATCAGCATTCTTAGCTCAATCAATTTATGAGAAAAATATTTTAGACAGTTCTATTAGTGCGTTGTATTTACATAGTTTAGCGGCTGACATTTTGGAAGAAAAATTAACTGAATATTGCCTAACACCGGAGCTTTTAATTGATGAAATCCCCTCTGCGATTAAACTCATTCTTCGATCGTTTTCTTGA
- a CDS encoding VanZ family protein — protein MKSPLRLNSFFDRFLEKIKSNPQGYLYFPLGAYWIFLFTATSIPTIPMPRMFDAQDKLEHLAAYFIFGVLLALSLAIQNHIYAIKRNFVLSSFLIVLIYAGIDELHQLLIPGRYCDFFDWIADVIGGVIGILIIKYLLKKD, from the coding sequence ATGAAATCCCCTCTGCGATTAAACTCATTCTTCGATCGTTTTCTTGAGAAAATTAAAAGTAATCCCCAAGGGTATTTATATTTTCCTCTGGGAGCATATTGGATATTTTTGTTTACTGCCACCTCGATACCAACGATACCGATGCCACGAATGTTTGATGCCCAAGACAAGCTTGAGCATTTAGCCGCATATTTTATTTTTGGAGTTTTACTGGCACTCTCCTTGGCTATTCAGAATCATATTTATGCAATTAAAAGAAATTTTGTTTTATCCAGTTTTTTAATAGTTCTCATTTATGCCGGCATAGATGAATTACACCAGTTGTTAATTCCAGGTCGTTATTGTGATTTTTTTGATTGGATAGCTGATGTTATTGGAGGAGTAATAGGGATTCTCATTATCAAATATTTATTAAAAAAAGATTAG
- a CDS encoding energy transducer TonB, with the protein MALKKNPKADLKKHYKRVLETSFIIALSVLIFAFKYFPEFKTAEASLESTQELVNVEDVVQTKQETAPPPPPKPAIPIEAPSDNVLDDIEIGETEIDMSEQMAAPPPPPKEEKVEEEEAVFFVAVEETPEPIGGIEAIQKKIVYPEIAKRAGVQGRVFIKAFVDENGVVRRAEVLKGIGAGCDEAAVQAVMQTPFKPGKQRGKPVKVQVSIPIIFKLQ; encoded by the coding sequence ATGGCACTCAAAAAAAATCCAAAAGCTGATTTGAAGAAACACTATAAAAGAGTTCTTGAAACCAGTTTTATAATAGCATTATCAGTCTTGATTTTCGCATTCAAGTACTTCCCCGAGTTTAAAACAGCGGAAGCCTCACTTGAATCTACACAAGAGTTGGTAAATGTTGAAGATGTAGTTCAAACAAAACAAGAAACAGCTCCTCCTCCTCCTCCAAAACCGGCAATTCCGATAGAAGCACCATCAGATAACGTTTTGGATGATATTGAGATTGGAGAGACTGAAATAGACATGAGTGAGCAAATGGCAGCTCCGCCACCACCTCCAAAGGAAGAAAAAGTTGAAGAGGAAGAAGCTGTTTTCTTCGTAGCAGTGGAGGAAACACCTGAACCAATTGGCGGTATCGAAGCAATTCAGAAAAAAATAGTTTATCCGGAGATTGCTAAAAGAGCCGGTGTTCAGGGAAGAGTATTTATTAAAGCTTTCGTTGATGAAAATGGCGTTGTTAGAAGAGCTGAAGTTTTAAAGGGTATTGGTGCGGGTTGCGATGAAGCTGCAGTTCAGGCAGTAATGCAAACACCATTTAAACCCGGTAAGCAAAGAGGCAAACCGGTTAAAGTTCAAGTCTCTATCCCAATCATTTTCAAATTGCAATAA
- a CDS encoding energy transducer TonB: protein MAPSEKSKMDIKSGYKKVFEISLIISLSFLIVAFVYFPRYSQPKRVFEPPPELIDVEDIVQTKLEKSQPIPPKPVIPVEAPSIEELDDIVFSNTEIDLSKELPTKPPVEEIENTIEYEDFFVVVEEIPEPIGGMEAIKKKIVYPEFAKRANVHGKVFITAYVDENGEVKKTEILKGIGAGCDEEAIKAIMQTKFKPGKQRGKPVKVKISIPIQFTLQ from the coding sequence ATGGCACCGTCCGAAAAAAGTAAGATGGATATAAAGAGCGGTTACAAAAAGGTTTTTGAAATTAGCCTGATCATAAGCCTCAGTTTTTTAATAGTAGCTTTTGTGTATTTCCCGCGCTACTCTCAACCAAAGAGAGTATTTGAACCTCCGCCAGAATTAATTGATGTTGAAGATATTGTGCAAACTAAACTAGAGAAATCACAACCAATTCCTCCTAAACCGGTAATCCCGGTAGAAGCCCCATCAATTGAGGAATTAGATGACATCGTATTTAGTAATACTGAAATTGATTTATCAAAAGAACTTCCAACCAAACCCCCTGTTGAGGAGATTGAAAATACAATTGAATATGAGGACTTCTTTGTTGTTGTTGAGGAAATTCCCGAACCGATTGGAGGTATGGAAGCAATCAAGAAAAAAATAGTCTATCCTGAATTCGCTAAAAGAGCAAATGTACATGGAAAGGTATTTATAACAGCTTATGTCGATGAAAACGGTGAGGTTAAGAAGACAGAAATTCTCAAAGGTATTGGCGCCGGATGTGATGAGGAAGCTATTAAAGCAATCATGCAAACTAAATTTAAACCTGGTAAGCAACGAGGTAAACCTGTAAAAGTTAAGATTTCAATTCCAATCCAGTTCACACTTCAGTGA
- a CDS encoding ABC transporter ATP-binding protein — protein sequence MSLIEISNLSHRYSSNKDEFHLEILEWKLNKGDFVSFLGPNGSGKSTLLRIIAGLIEPSIGNISLDGKMLSSYTRKELAKKVAYVPQNTLSHFPFSVSEIVLMGRFPFLNFFGFENKEDVEIAAESMNLMDVYQLRKKGINELSGGEAQRVFIARALAQKSEVILLDEPNAHLDLKHQLLIFDLLNKLNQDNQITLVLVSHDINLVAIYSKSIVFMDEGKIVGNGNKNEILTVENIKKVFHIETAVLEGKDGNAMNVLINPQIKF from the coding sequence ATGAGTTTAATAGAAATTAGTAATCTTAGCCACAGATACAGCTCAAACAAAGATGAATTTCATCTGGAAATTTTGGAATGGAAATTAAATAAAGGGGATTTTGTTTCATTTCTTGGACCAAATGGAAGCGGGAAATCAACACTATTGAGAATAATTGCCGGATTGATTGAGCCTTCCATTGGGAATATTTCACTTGATGGTAAAATGCTTAGCTCATATACAAGAAAAGAACTCGCAAAGAAAGTTGCTTACGTTCCTCAAAATACTCTCTCACATTTTCCTTTTTCTGTTTCCGAAATTGTTTTGATGGGTAGATTTCCATTTCTAAACTTTTTTGGTTTTGAAAATAAAGAAGATGTCGAAATTGCCGCTGAATCAATGAATTTGATGGATGTGTATCAGTTGAGAAAGAAAGGAATTAATGAACTCTCTGGCGGAGAAGCGCAACGAGTTTTTATTGCAAGGGCATTAGCCCAAAAATCGGAAGTTATTTTACTCGACGAGCCAAACGCTCATCTCGATCTAAAACACCAATTACTAATTTTTGATCTGTTAAATAAATTGAATCAAGATAACCAAATTACACTTGTGCTCGTTTCACACGATATCAATTTGGTTGCAATTTATAGTAAAAGTATTGTATTTATGGATGAAGGCAAAATTGTGGGTAACGGAAATAAAAATGAAATTCTAACTGTCGAGAATATAAAAAAAGTATTTCATATTGAAACCGCTGTGCTGGAAGGGAAGGACGGGAATGCAATGAATGTTTTAATTAATCCTCAGATAAAATTTTAG
- a CDS encoding YdcF family protein, with protein MKKGNSKYVQAVVIIFFALINFILISFLKYNINGLSIREFKFDYLGNVLNLVILAGIIIASISMLLSKKILSSKRIIFVASLLGLSLILPLFIIATSRLSFIDESTFIIGISARKVYLGVILMINLFIQIYSMVYIWGLLFEVDRFHELRALLHSIIVMLIFFVLTLFYVWNVNTYSQTKLEKKCEYGLIPGAAVWKNNKPSPLFEARIKKALQLIKNGIIENIIVTGGNAPGEITEAEAAMVYLQNMGVPRKSILLERNTSTTSEQVKFIRLRLFPDKKDSSVIFISDGFHLSRITQIAKYYQVKSIGVASKYQMSFNKALFYRTREAIALLLFWFFAI; from the coding sequence ATGAAGAAGGGTAATTCAAAATATGTACAAGCAGTGGTTATCATTTTTTTTGCGCTCATAAATTTTATCCTAATTTCATTTCTAAAATATAACATTAATGGATTATCAATTAGAGAATTCAAGTTTGATTATCTGGGTAATGTTCTAAATTTAGTAATACTCGCCGGTATAATAATAGCATCGATTTCCATGCTTCTCTCAAAAAAAATCTTAAGTTCAAAAAGAATAATTTTTGTTGCCTCATTATTGGGGCTCTCACTTATCCTTCCTTTATTTATAATCGCTACTTCAAGACTTTCCTTTATTGATGAGAGCACTTTTATAATAGGAATCTCGGCGCGTAAAGTTTATCTCGGTGTAATTCTTATGATAAACTTATTCATACAAATTTACTCAATGGTATATATTTGGGGATTATTATTTGAAGTTGACCGCTTTCACGAACTACGGGCATTGCTTCATAGTATTATAGTAATGCTAATATTTTTTGTGTTGACTCTCTTTTATGTTTGGAATGTTAATACCTACTCTCAGACAAAATTAGAAAAGAAATGTGAATATGGACTAATACCCGGCGCTGCTGTTTGGAAGAATAATAAACCTTCTCCACTGTTTGAAGCGAGAATAAAAAAAGCACTACAACTAATTAAAAATGGTATAATCGAAAATATTATTGTAACAGGCGGAAACGCACCCGGTGAAATAACGGAAGCAGAAGCGGCAATGGTATATTTGCAGAATATGGGAGTACCAAGAAAATCTATACTTTTGGAAAGAAATACCTCAACAACCTCAGAACAAGTAAAATTTATACGCCTGCGGCTCTTCCCCGATAAAAAAGATTCATCTGTAATTTTTATTTCTGATGGATTCCACCTATCACGAATTACCCAGATAGCCAAATATTATCAGGTAAAATCAATAGGGGTAGCCTCAAAGTATCAAATGTCATTTAATAAAGCTCTCTTTTATCGTACTCGCGAAGCTATCGCTTTGCTTTTGTTTTGGTTTTTCGCAATTTAG
- a CDS encoding Glu/Leu/Phe/Val dehydrogenase, translating to MNNFEVLEKYGHEQVVYCSNKESGLRAIIAIHDTTLGPAIGGVRMLNYASFDDALHDALRLSRGMTYKAAISGLNLGGGKAVIIGDSSTQKNELLFRTFGKFVNGLGGRYITAEDVGTDVKDMEYVKMETKYVTGISKALGGSGHPSPVTAYGVYIGMKACANNKWGNDSLRGRKIAVQGAGQVARFLCEHLYSEGAELYITDINDLKIKRVLETVKGHVVSPEEIYELDVDIFSPNALGAVLNSDTIPKLKASIVAGGANNQLKHDESDGKLLFERGILYAPDYVINAGGLINVANEIDGYRQDRAMKQAEGIYSVLQQVFMVSQDEKVPTSIASAKIAEDRLTNIGRIKKIYNQ from the coding sequence ATGAACAATTTTGAAGTATTAGAAAAATATGGTCATGAGCAGGTTGTCTACTGTTCTAATAAAGAATCGGGGTTAAGAGCAATTATCGCAATTCATGATACAACGCTAGGACCCGCAATTGGCGGTGTTAGAATGCTTAATTATGCTTCTTTTGATGACGCTTTGCACGATGCGCTTCGATTGTCTCGCGGAATGACATATAAAGCCGCTATATCGGGATTAAATCTTGGAGGTGGAAAGGCGGTAATTATTGGTGATTCTTCTACTCAAAAAAATGAATTATTATTTAGAACTTTCGGAAAATTTGTAAATGGACTCGGCGGAAGATATATAACAGCAGAGGATGTTGGTACTGATGTTAAAGATATGGAATATGTTAAGATGGAGACAAAGTATGTTACCGGCATTTCCAAAGCACTTGGCGGCTCGGGGCATCCTTCTCCTGTTACCGCTTATGGCGTTTATATTGGTATGAAAGCATGCGCTAATAATAAGTGGGGCAATGATTCGCTTCGCGGAAGAAAAATTGCTGTTCAGGGCGCAGGACAAGTAGCCCGCTTTTTATGTGAACATTTATACAGCGAGGGAGCAGAACTTTATATTACCGATATTAATGATCTAAAGATTAAAAGGGTATTGGAAACTGTGAAAGGTCATGTCGTATCTCCGGAAGAGATTTATGAATTAGATGTCGATATTTTTTCTCCTAATGCCCTTGGCGCTGTGCTCAACTCAGATACAATTCCGAAATTGAAAGCCTCGATTGTTGCCGGCGGTGCTAATAATCAATTAAAACATGATGAATCGGATGGCAAGCTGCTTTTCGAGAGAGGAATTTTATACGCCCCCGATTATGTTATAAACGCCGGTGGTTTAATAAATGTGGCTAATGAAATTGATGGATACCGTCAGGATAGAGCCATGAAGCAGGCTGAAGGCATCTATTCTGTACTTCAGCAAGTATTTATGGTTTCTCAAGATGAAAAAGTACCTACAAGTATTGCCTCAGCTAAGATTGCTGAAGACAGATTAACGAACATTGGCAGAATTAAGAAGATTTACAACCAGTAG
- the nusB gene encoding transcription antitermination factor NusB: protein MKKSNRRELREKVLQVLYAYEFNGEGLTNLTNGVLSDVTSETDLQFARSLINVVTANRIQLDEEIKKRVANWEMERIATIDRILLRVGITELLYFPDIPPKVSINEVIEIAKNYSTSNSGKFINGILDALLNDLKNEGKLNKSGRGLVEQSIPKKEKQ, encoded by the coding sequence ATGAAAAAATCAAATAGAAGAGAATTACGAGAAAAAGTTCTTCAAGTTCTTTATGCTTACGAGTTTAATGGAGAAGGGTTAACTAATTTAACGAACGGAGTTTTATCCGACGTTACTTCCGAAACCGATTTACAATTTGCGCGGTCACTCATAAATGTGGTAACTGCAAATAGAATTCAACTCGACGAAGAGATAAAAAAACGGGTTGCTAATTGGGAAATGGAAAGAATTGCAACCATTGACCGGATTCTTCTACGTGTGGGCATTACTGAATTATTATATTTCCCCGATATTCCCCCAAAAGTATCAATAAATGAAGTAATAGAAATTGCTAAAAATTATTCGACCTCCAACAGCGGCAAATTTATCAATGGTATTCTCGACGCGCTCCTTAATGATCTTAAAAATGAAGGCAAATTAAACAAAAGCGGAAGAGGTCTTGTTGAACAATCCATCCCTAAAAAAGAAAAACAATAA